ACACCAATCAGTCCCCATTCTTCTGCAATCACTGCGAAAATGAAGTCAGTATGTCTCTCTGGTAAAAATTCTAGTTGAGATTGCGTGCCATGCAACCATCCTTTTCCAAGTAACCCGCCAGAACCAATCGCAATTTTACTTTGAATAATGTGATAGCCCGCACCTAACGGATCGGACTCTGGATTAAATAATGTCCTAACTCGCGTTTTTTGGTAATCGTGCATCAGGAAAAACCACAGCACAGGGATAAAGGCGCCGACAGCAACACAAGCCGCGATAATGTATTTCCAGCTAATACCAGCGAGGAAAATAACAAACACGCCAGAAGCAGCGATCAATATAGAGGTACCAAGGTCCGGTTGTTTTGCTATCAGAATGGTCGGAACGAATACCATCGCGAGCGATAGAACCAATGTACGAAAGTCTGGCGGTAGCTGACGATGACCAATAAAACGCGCCACCATCAGCGGTACTGCTAATTTTAGTAGCTCTGAAGGTTGAAAACGGACAAAGCCCAAGTTCAGCCAACGCTGAGCACCTTTAGATATTTCACCAAACAGCAGAACACCAACGAGAAGGATAACCCCAACAAAAAAGAGTAGAGGAGCCATTCGTTCATAGGTGCGTGGAGGAATCTGAGCAATGCCGATCATGATGCCAAGCGCGAGTAGCATACGCATTGCTTGGCGTTCCATCATTGCCATGTTCTGCCCACTAGCGCTGTACATAATGACCAGACCAAAAAACATCAGTAACATCACTGCAAGAAGCAGTGGTAAATCAATATGAATACGCTGGAAAAATGAGCGGTTCTCTTGAGTAGGATCGATATTCATCATTTGTCGCTCTTTCCTTTACCAAGTAGCATATAGTCAAAGATTTTACGCGCCACAGGTGCACCATGACTCGACCCGCCCCCCGCGTTTTCTAATACAATAGTCACGATTGCTTTTGGATTTTTTACAGGTGCAAATGAAATAAACAAAGCGTGGTCTCGTAAGTGCTCGGCCAGTTCTGCTGCATTGTATTTTTGACCCTCCGCTAAACCAAAGACCTGAGCCGTACCTGATTTACCTCCACTGGTATAAGGTGCACCATGGAATGCGCGGCGAGCGGTACCACGAGGACCGTTGTTCACCAAATACATACCGTGCAGTGCGATGTCCCAGTATTTTTCCGGTACATTTTTTATAGGGGGATAGGTCACGATCTCCGCATCGCGTCGAGTAGAAAATGCGTCACCATTATTGATGGTCGAACGGAGTAAGTGAGGTGCGATGACTTCGCCATGATGTACGAGCACCGACAACGCTTTAGCCAATTGAAGCGGAGTTGCTGTCCAGTAACCTTGCCCGATACCAACAGGGATAGTATCACCCTGGTACCAAGGCTGATGGAATTTTGCATGTTTCCATTCTCTGGTTGGCATATTGGCTTTACTTTCTTCATAGATATCAATACCGGTATAATCGCCAAAACCAAATTTCTTCATCCAAGTCGAAATACGGTCAATACCCATCTCGTATGCAACGTGATAGAAGAAAGTATCGACAGACTCTTCTAAGGCTTTGGTGACATTTACTTTGCCATGTCCCCAACGTAACCAGTCGCGGAAAGGGCGAGTGTTCGAGTTAGGAATTTTCCAATAGCCGGGGTCGTTACGGGTATACGTTGGTGTAATAACACCTTCGGTCAATGCCGACACTGCCATAAACGGTTTCACTGTGGAACCCGGAGGGTAGATACCTAATGTACTGCGGTTAACAAGAGGTCGATCTTTATCATTCAGCAATTTAGCGTACGCTTTTCCTGAAATACCATGAACAAATGCATTCGGGTCATAACTTGGACTGGATACCATAGCAAGAACACCGTTGTCTTTAGGATCGAGCACAATGGCTGAGCCGCGACGTCCGTCTAATAACTTGCTGACATACAGTTGTAAGTTGATATCGATGTTTAACACGATATCTTTCCCTGGAATTGGCGGTACGTACTTCAAGGTACGAATAATGCGCCCTCGACTGTTCACTTCTACTTCTTGATAACCGGCCGTACCATGTAGGACATCCTCGTAATATTTTTCAATACCTAATTTACCGATGTCCCTCGTTGCTTGATAGTTAGCGGTTTTTCCTTCGCGCTCTAAGCGTGACATGTCTTTATCGTTGATACGAGACACATAGCCTAAAACGTGGGTGAGAACGGAACCATAAGGGTAGTAACGTTTCAAAGCTGCAGTGACTTGCACGCCAGGAAATTTGTATTGATTGACTGAGAATTTAGCGACTTGCTCATCAGTTAGCTGAGAAAGTAGTTGGACCGAATCAAAGCGACGTGTACGCCGGCGCTCTTTTTGAAACTCATCAATATCGTCTTGGGTAATGGGCAGTATTGTCTGTAAACGCTTGAGGGTATCGTCCATATTTTTCACCTTTTCAGGGGTGATTTCTAGACTGAATACAGGGCGATTTTCTGCGAGTAGTTTACCATTTCGATCATAAATTAATCCGCGGTTAGGAGAGATTGGGACTATTTTGATTCGGTTATCATTGGAACGGGTTTTATAATCTTGGTATTGATTGACTTGGATATTGTACAAATTACCAATCAATACAATAACTAATAGAATAATGCCAACAAAGGATACTACCGCACGGCTACGAAATAGCCGTGCTTCTGCTAAGTAATCTCGAATTGGGCTACGTTTGCGTAACATCTATGCCTATTCTCGATGGTAAGGGTGATTGGCGGTTATGCTCCACGCTCGATACAGGCTTTCAGCCATCACCACCCGAACGAGTGGGTGAGGGAGCGTTAACGGCGATAAAGACCAAGATTGGTCTGCGGCTTGTTTACATGCTGGAGCAAGTCCTTCTGGACCACCAATTAAGATAGAGACATCGCGTCCATCTAATTTCCAACTTTCCAGTTGACCAGCCAATTGCTCGGTATCCCAACGTTTTCCGGGAATATCGAGCGTAACAATACGGTTGCCTTTTGGCACAGCCGCTAGCATGGCTTCGCCTTCTTTTTGCAAAATTCTTGCAATATCGGCATTCTTGCCTCGTTTACCGGCTGAAACTTCAATGAGATCGAGCGGCATATCGTGGGGAAAGCGACGTTTATACTCTTGAAAGCCTTCCTCTACCCACTTGGGCATTTTAGTTCCAACAGCGATTAATTGAATCTTCAACGCTTAGCTCCAGAGCTTTTCTAACTGGTACATCTCGCGTTGTTCTTCCTGCATCACATGGATCATTGTGGTGCCCAAATCAACAACTACCCATTCTCCCTCGGTTTCACCTTCAATACCAAGCAGATCTAGGCCTGATTTACGAGCTTCACTGGCCACATGGTCGGCAATGGAAGCTACGTGGCGTTTAGAGGTGCCAGTACAAATGATCATAAAATCTGTGATACTAGATTTACCTTGCACATCAATAGTAATGATGTCTTGTGCTTTCATATCATCTGCTTTATCAGCAAGGAATGCGGTTAATTCTTCGCGTTGCAAGTAACTATCCTCTGAAATTTATCGTTGTTCTAAGTAAAAAGAGCGTCGGAGTATACCATACCGATCACTGTATTTATCCGTACGATATTACGTGTTAGGGACATCGTAGCGTATTGAGTCAGTCTTTACTCTTACAGTGGTAACGGTATGTTTGCATCAGTATGACAACACTCAAGGGTGATTTGTTGCAATAAAGGCCAAACAGGTTGCTCATATTGAGTTTTTGTCAATATTTCGCATTGGGCAAGTAATTGCACCAAATGGCGCAGTTTTTTTGTGGAAAGACGCTTTAATGCTGCAGCGTACAGGGGGCGTTTATTTTGCCAGATACGAAATTTTTCCATCACAGAGCCTAAGGGCATTGTCGTTAAAGCTTGCTGCATTTGAACTAATTGCATCAGCTCTTTTTGAATGGTTCGAATCAGGATTATAGGTTCCATATCTTCCGCTTGTAACTGGCGTAAAACGCGTTGTGCACGTTTCTCTTTTCCTTCCAGTAAAGAATCAGTCCAATGAAAAGCGGTGTAGTGGTTATTACGACTTAATGCTTCCTCTAGGCGAATCATCGTGATTTGTCCGTCTGGATAGAGCAACACGAGTTTTTCTAAACTCTGAACGAGGGCAAATAGATTCCCTTCATGCCAATGGGCTAACATTTGCACAGCTTCAGTATCAGGAGTCAGCCCAATCTGTCGGCAGCGAGTGATTACGAATTGTGGTAAGCGACTAATATCTGGAGTTAAACAGTTAACCAAGCAACCTTGATTTGCTATCGCTTTACACCAAGCCGAGTTCTCTTGTGCCTTCGTCAGCCTGCCACCAATAATCACTAACATCACATCAGGATTAAGGCTTTCGACGAGCGTTTTAATTTCTTTACCTATTGCCGCATTGATTCCTGCTTCCGGTAAAGTTAGCTCGATAAGCTGACGATTTGAAAATAAGCTCATTGACTGACAACAGTCGTAGACCTCATTCCAATCTAGACTTGCATCAACGGCAAACCGATGTTTTTCTTCAAACCCTAGGGTAAGAGCTGCTTTTTCAATCGCAATCCGTGATTCATCTAACAGCAGCGGCTCGTTGCCGAAGACCAAATAGCTCGGCAACAGCTGCTTGTTTAATAAATCCGCTAACTTATCTGCGTATATTCTCATGACCAATCAAAGTGCTCAGTCTTAGTCGACAGAATCAGAGTTAGAAAGATCACTGCCTAACTCTTGCTGTTTTTTCTGTTCTTGCTGCTGTTCATGCAGCTCCTTGGTTGTGATCTTATTACCGTCTTTATCCAAATTCATAGTGCCTGCTTCGATGTTCGCTTTTAAGCGTGCCATTTGACGGATAATTTGGCTTGCTGCGAGGTGGCGCATTTCATCTTCAAGTTTGTCTTGTTCGACCGATTTTGCCAATGCACTGAGTGGGTTATCCAAATAGCTTCGTGTCACACTGGTGGTAAAGGTTCTATCACCAATATCAGGGATAGTAACTCGATAACTCGCGGAAAAGGTTAGCTCAATTTCTGCTGCACGAGTGCTTTGATAAAGGGACAGCGTACGATCACTCAGACTTTCACTTAACAGGTGAAGGTTCGGTATATTTTCTGCTGGTGGCACTATGTTAATGTCATTCATACGCAACTGACGAGTGATAATACGCGTAAAGTCGCTGTACTGGTCATAACTGGTAAATGACATCGTATCTAGAGCTTCAGGAACATCATAATCACCACGAAGGTGAAAGCCACAAGCACTCAAAAGAGTGGCAAGAAAAAAGACCAAAGAAAATTTAATTGGAGAAAACTGTGTTAAGCGCATTGGTTATCTATTCTCTATTATCGAAAGACTTAGGTTAATTCACCCAAAGGGAAAACTAACGTAAGGCTTTGCCGTCGTATAACGCCTTAGCTCAGACGCAGGAAAAGTTGCCGCAAGCGGCAACTTTAGTCATGAAGTCTGTCAATGTAAAACCGCAGACCTTAGTGTGTAATCACTTAGTTTGCAACGATATTCAATAGCTTACCAGGAACGTAAATGACTTTACGTACTGTTTTGCCATCTGTGAATTTCTTCACGTTTTCATCATTCAAACCAAGCTCTTCCACTTGTTCTTTTGGCGCATCAGCTGCCACGGTGATTTTACTGCGAAGTTTACCGTTCACTTGAAGGATGATCAGTTTTTCATCTTCAACCAATGCAGCTTCATCGAACGTTGGCCATTGAGCATGGTCTGCATCTTGCTCACCTAGCGCTTCCCACATTTCGAAACAAATGTGTGGAGTAATAGGGTAAAGCATGCGAACGATAGCTTTTAGTGCTTCGTCCATGATGGCACGATCCTGACCTTCCGCCAATGGCGCTTTAGTCAGTTTGTTCATCAGTTCCATGATTGCAGCGATTGCAGTGTTAAATGTTTGACGACGTTCAATATCGTCTGTCACTTTTGCGATCGTTTTATGTACTTCGCGGCGCAGTGCTTTTTGATCTGTCGTTAGAGTTGCAGCATCAAGCGCAGGTACTTCACCGTGTTGAATGTGCTCATTAACCAGTTTCCATACACGACGAAGGAAGCGGTTAGCGCCTTCAACACCAGATTCTTGCCATTCTAAAGTCATGTCGGCTGGAGACGCGAACATCATGAATAAGCGCACGGTATCGGCACCGTACTTATCAACCATTTCTTGTGGGTCAATACCGTTGTTTTTAGACTTAGACATTTTGATCATGCCTGAGTGTTCAACGTCACGGCCAGTGCTGTCTTTCGCTGATGTGATGTGGCCTTTACCGTCACGCTCAACTGTCACGTGAGTAGGTGCAACCCACTCTGTGCCACCTTTCTCGTTCTCGTAAGAGAATGCATCAGCCAATACCATGCCTTGACATAGTAGACGCTTGAACGGTTCATCAGAGGTTACGTAACCGGCATCACGCAGCAATTTGTGGAAGAAGCGAGAGTACAGTAGGTGCATACATGCGTGTTCGATCCCACCCACGTATTGATCGGCTGGTAACCAGTAGTTTGCTTTTTCTGGATCTAAAATGTCATCCGCTTGTGGAGAACAGTAGCGCGCGTAATACCAAGAGGATTCCATAAAGGTATCAAAGGTATCTGTTTCACGTAATGCTGGTTCGCCGTTAAAGGTGGTTTTTGCCCATTCTTTATCGGCTTTAATTGGACTAGTTACACCGTCCATTACCACATCTTCTGGAAGAATGACTGGTAGTTGGTCTGCGGGTACTGGATGAACTTGGCCGTCTTCAGTGGTTACCATTGGGATTGGTGCACCCCAGTAACGCTGACGAGAAACACCCCAGTCACGTAGACGGAAGTTAACGGTCTTCTTACCTTTTCCTTCGGCTTCTAGTCTTGCTGAGATAGCATCAAATGCTGCTTGGAATTCAAGACCGTCGAATTCACCTGAATCAAACAGTACGCCTTTCTCGGTGTATGCTTCTTCAGAGATATTGAGTTCGCTGCCGTCAGCAGGGCTGATTACAGGAATGATATCTAGACCGTACTTAGTCGCGAACTCGTAGTCACGTTGGTCGTGCGCAGGTACTGCCATTACAGCGCCTGTACCGTAATCCATTAGTACGAAGTTAGCGACGTAAACAGGAACCTCACGGCCGTTCAATGGGTGAATAGCAGTAAGGCCAGTCGCCATACCTTTCTTCTCCATTGTTGCCATTTCAGCTTCTGCTACTTTGTTGTTCTTACACTCTTCAATGAAAGCTGCTAGCTCAGGGTTTGTTTTCGCTGCTTCTGCTGCTAGAGGGTGGCCTGCTGCGATACCAACATAAGTCACACCCATTAGCGTGTCTGGGCGAGTCGTGTACACTTCTAGGTCTGCTTGACCTTTCACTTCAAACTTAAGCTCTACGCCTTCAGAGCGACCAATCCAGTTACGCTGCATGGTTTTAACCATTTCTGGCCAGCCATCTAGCTTGTCTAAGTCATCGATCAGTTCTTGAGCGTACTCAGTAATTTTGATAAACCACTGAGGGATTTCTTTTTGCTCCACGATTGCGCCTGAACGCCAACCGCGACCATCAACAACTTGCTCGTTCGCAAGAACTGTCTGGTCAACTGGGTCCCAGTTAACCGTTGACATCTTCTTGTAAACGAGACCTTTTTCGTAAAGCTTAGTGAAGAACTCTTGCTCCCAGCGGTAGTACTCAGGACGACAAGTGGCGAATTCGCGGTTCCAGTCATAACCAAAGCCCAATGATTTAAGCTGGTTTTTCATGTATTCGATGTTTTCGTATGTCCATGGTGCAGGCGCTGTATTGTTTTTCACAGCTGCGTTTTCTGCTGGTAGACCGAAAGCGTCCCAGCCAATTGGCTGCATGACGTTTTTACCTTGTAGGCGCTGGAAGCGTGAGATTACGTCACCGATGGTGTAGTTACGCACGTGACCCATGTGGAGTCGACCACTTGGGTATGGGAACATTGAGAGACAATAGAATTTTTCTTTGTTAGGGTCTTCAGTAGCAGCGAACGTTTCGTTGCTATCCCAGTGCTGTTGAACTTTTTGTTCAATATCTTGCGGGTTATATTGATCTTGCATCGATGATATCCGGTTATCTTGGAATTTGTGAGTTCAATTAGAACTGATACTAATAGATCGTCATAGAATACCTAAAGGTTGACAGCACAACAATAGCCAATCCACTTTGATGGGGGTGACTTATGCCAAAACAGAAACAAGGTTACGAAGCTTTACTCGAAGAAGTCATTGAAACGCTGAAAAAGAGTCCTGATGAAATTTCCAAGATATTGGATAAATCAGAGCAAGTTGTCAGTGCCGCCAATAACTTAACCAAAGATGAGTTAGCATTAATTTCTGAATATGTTAAAGCAGACCTCAAAGAGTTCTCAGATTCTTTTGAAGAGAGCAAAAATGGGCCTTTTTATCTCACAATTACTAATTCTATATGGCAAGGGTTAATGGACATTACCGATAAAACCAAGCTTGAGTGGTTAGAGTTAGGTAAAGAACTTGAACAGCAAGGTGTGTATCAGGTGGGAGATATGATCGGGTTAGGGGTTTTAGTCTGTGAAAAATGTGGGCATAAAACGGAATATATCCATCCCACAGAGGTCATCCCATGTCCGAAATGTGGCCACCAAAGTTTTCATCGTCAGCCGTTAACACCCTAAATAAAAAACCGCAAACTGATGTTTGCGGTTTTATTATGAAACGTTAAACGTCGTTTTGTTCCGTCTTCTCAAGTGACATTGAGTGGTTGGGTGGCGTCTTTTGGCGTCGCCAAGCCCATATCAGACTGATCACTAACCATAAATATAATGGCCATGAGCCCATGACATAATAGGGTGTTTCACCTTCAGTAGGGTGAATATCTGCTCTTAATACACCAGTTTCAAATTGTGGAATGGTGTAGGTCATGTTGCCCAGATAATCGGTGATCGCGGTGACGCCATTGTTTGTCGAACGAATCACAGGCTTGCCCAATTCTAGCGCTCGCATTCGCGCAATTTCCATATGTTGTAATGGACCAATTGAGTGGCCAAACCAAGCGTCATTAGACTGTGTGAGAATAAAATCAGTGGTGTCATTGACGTTTGCGCGGATTTGATCGCCAAAAATAATTTCGTAACACAGCGCTGGGGCAAAAGAGAAGCCATGAGCAATAATATTTGGCTGAATATATCGACCTGCGCTAAACGATGACATGGGGAGATTAAATAATGGCGCAATAGGACGAAGCAGGCTTTCAAACGGGACAAATTCACCAAATGGAAGCAAATGGTGTTTGTGGTAACGAGCGCTCACATCGTAATGATAGCCATCTCCTGGAGTATCCCCTAAGGTAAGAACACTATTATAAAAACGTTTGTGGTCATCGATGTTAATAACGCCGGTAATTATACTGCTGTTATGAATACGAGCAGCGTGGTCAAGATTGGTTAGGAAAGTACCAACCTGAGATTCAATCGCTGGAATCGCCGCTTCCGGCCAGATGATGATATCTGCGTCCCAATTTTGTCGGGTTAAATCGACGTATTTCATCAAAGTTGGCCAACGCTCTCCGGGTAGCCATTTTTTGGCTTGATCGATGTTACCTTGAATAAGCGCAATTTTAGCTACGCGATCAGTGTCTGGGGTTACCCAGTGAGCCGATTTTAACCCATACCCGGTGGCGAGTATGATGAGTGGAATAAGGGCGTAATTCCAATTGCGTTTTAGCCACATATAACAGAACGCAGCTGAGCATATTAAAGTAAGTAAAGTGAGTAACTTAACCCCACCTATTGGCGCAAAATAAGCCAGTGGACTGTTGATTTGGCTGTATCCTAGCCATAACCAAGGGAAGCCAGTAAAAACCCAACCTCGTAACCAATCACAAATTAGCCACAGTGTGGGGGCCGCGAGGAAAAATCGGGTTTGATCGGTATGAGGAAAAAAGCGGTTTAATGCCCAACCAAATAGTGCGGGGTAGAACGCGAGATAAGCGACCAGTAAACTCATCAAAATAATGGTGGCGATCTCTGGCATACCACCAAAGCTGTCAATGCTGACGTGAACCCAGCTTATGCCAGTACCAAATTGACCGAGTCCCCAGCAGAACCCGATCCATCCAGCTTGCTTACGAGATTGATTCTGAAATAACAATAAGAGCAGTAATGGCGAAAGAATGGCTAAGGGCCAAAAATCATAAGGGGCGAAAGCGAGGGTGGTTAAAGCGCCAATAAAAGCGGCCGCAATGGGCCGCTTAAGGCGATGAGTTACAATTTTAATCATCTGCAATTTTCTGAAACTCTACATTTATCAGAGTGGGAAGTTACTCTTCAGTTGCTTCAGCCTGTGCCTCTGTATCAGGAATCGTAACATGAAGCTGCACGACACGGCGGTTATCAGCTGAGGTGACTTTAAAGGTGTATTGACCTATTTCAACAACTTCACCGCGATCGGGTAAGTGCCCAAATGCAGTAGTCACGAGGCCACCAATGGTATCGACTTCGTTATCGTTAAAGTTGGTATTGAAGGTTTCATTAAAATCTTCAATGGTGGTCAATGCTTTAACAGCGTAGGTGTGTTTACTAAGTTTCCGAATTTCAGATTGGTCGTCATCGTCAAACTCATCTTCAATATCACCAACAATTTCTTCGAGAACGTCCTCGATTGTGACAAGGCCAGAAACACCACCGAACTCATCTACGACAATCGCCATGTGATATCGTTCCTCACGGAACTCTTTTAAAAGACGATCGACTCGTTTACTTTCGGGTACAACGACCGCTGGGCGGATAACTTCTTCGATGTTGAAAGGAGAGCTACTTGAGCCCAAGTATTTTAGTAAGTCCTTCGCGAGCAAAATGCCTTCTACGTGATCTTTATCTTCGCTAATGATTGGATAGCGAGAGTGCTGTGCATCAGTGATGAGTGCGACTAGAGCATCTAGGTCATCATTACGATCCACTGTCACCATTTGGGAACGTGGGATCATGATATCGCGAACACGCATTTCAGAGATTTCCATGACACCTTCTAACATATCTCTGGTGTCATGATCGATTAGGTCATTGATTTCAGAATCACGGATGACATCCACTAACTCTTGGCGATCTTTAGGATCACCTTGAAATAGTTGACCTAAGCGCTCAAAGAAGGACTTTCTACTCGGACCTTCAGAACTTTGCGAATTATCTTCGTTCATTGTTTCTCAGTTAAATTATGCTATCAGACGTGTGATAGCTCACATGCTATACCCAAATAACTTCACCAATCAGTATCAAATAAGTGTTTGAGTACTACTATGGCCAGCGCCATATAAAGTCATTTGGGTATACACCTAAATACGCTAGGGGAAAGGTGGCACATCACTAAACAGAGTCTGTTATTGCAATGTACCGCACCTTGGTATCCTGCTAACGGAAAAAGGTAAGCAATAAACTTAAACCTTGCGGTGTTTATTCTTTTTCAGCAGCATAAGGATCTTCGTATCCCATGCTTTGCATGATTTCCGCTTCGAGTGACTCCATGATTTCCGCTTCATCATCCTCGATATGGTCATAACCTAGCAGATGAAGACTACCATGTACAACCATATGAGCCCAGTGTGAGGCAAGGGGCGTATTTTGCTCTTTTGCTTCACGCTCAACAACTTGACGACAAATCACCAAATCACCCAGCAAATCAATCTCCATCCCCGGTGGTGCTTCAAATGGAAAAGAAAGCACATTGGTTGGACGATCTTTACCACGATAGTCGAAATTAAGCTGATGACTTTCCTGCTCATCCACAATCCGGATGGTGACTTCTGCTTGCTCTTGAAAACGATTAACAGCCTCAGTTAACCAGCGAGAAAAATCGGCTTGTGAAGGTAAGTCTGCATCACTTTGACTCGCAATTTGTAAATCTAGCTCGATACTCATGATTACTCGCCAGATTCCTGAATTGCAGTGCGCAGAGCTGCGATTTCAGCTTTTTGTTGCTCGAGCTTTTTCACTTCACGCTCTTCACGGCGGCGCTGTTCGTACTCTTTACGTTCTTTTTGATCTTGAGCTTCCCATTTTTCGTACGCATTGACAATGCGGGCAACCACTGGGTGGCGTACTACATCATCGGCTTGGAAAAAGTTAAAGCTGATTTCATCCACGTCGTTCAATACTTCGATTGCATGACGTAAGCCTGAACGAGCACCACGAGGCAAGTCGATTTGAGTCACATCGCCAGTAATGACAGCACGTGAGTTAAAACCAACGCGAGTTAGGAACATTTTCATTTGTTCCACTGTGGTGTTTTGGCTTTCATCCAAAATAATAAACGCATCATTGAGAGTACGACCACGCATATAAGCAAGAGGCGCAACTTCGATGACGTTACGTTCAATGAGCTTTTCTACACGCTCAAAGCCCATCATCTCAAATAGGGCATCGTATAGAGGGCGTAAATAAGGGTCGACTTTCTGGCTTAAGTCACCGGGTAAGAAACCCAGTTTTTCACCCGCTTCAACAGCAGGACGCGTCAGTAGAATTCGGCGTACTTCTTGGCGTTCAAGTGCATCAACTGCTGCTGCAACAGCCAAGTAGGTTTTACCCGTACCCGCAGGGCCAATACCAAAGCTAATGTCATGAGTGACCATGTTCATTAGGTAATGCGCTTGGTTTGGTGTACGAGGTTTAATTACACCTTTCTTCGTTTTAACAAACACTTCTTTGCCGTGCTCGATAGACGACTCAACGTTTTGTTCGAGTACACCGTGCTCTTTAATCGCTAGGTGAATCTGTTCCGGCTCTATATCCGGAATCTCACCTCGTACGGGGGCCGTGTCAACATATAATGTTTTGATGATATCCAGCGCAGCAGCTGTCGTATGAGGTTTACCGACAATTGTGAAAAGGTTGCTAC
This DNA window, taken from Vibrio nitrifigilis, encodes the following:
- the lnt gene encoding apolipoprotein N-acyltransferase, which produces MIKIVTHRLKRPIAAAFIGALTTLAFAPYDFWPLAILSPLLLLLLFQNQSRKQAGWIGFCWGLGQFGTGISWVHVSIDSFGGMPEIATIILMSLLVAYLAFYPALFGWALNRFFPHTDQTRFFLAAPTLWLICDWLRGWVFTGFPWLWLGYSQINSPLAYFAPIGGVKLLTLLTLICSAAFCYMWLKRNWNYALIPLIILATGYGLKSAHWVTPDTDRVAKIALIQGNIDQAKKWLPGERWPTLMKYVDLTRQNWDADIIIWPEAAIPAIESQVGTFLTNLDHAARIHNSSIITGVINIDDHKRFYNSVLTLGDTPGDGYHYDVSARYHKHHLLPFGEFVPFESLLRPIAPLFNLPMSSFSAGRYIQPNIIAHGFSFAPALCYEIIFGDQIRANVNDTTDFILTQSNDAWFGHSIGPLQHMEIARMRALELGKPVIRSTNNGVTAITDYLGNMTYTIPQFETGVLRADIHPTEGETPYYVMGSWPLYLWLVISLIWAWRRQKTPPNHSMSLEKTEQNDV
- a CDS encoding zinc ribbon-containing protein; the encoded protein is MPKQKQGYEALLEEVIETLKKSPDEISKILDKSEQVVSAANNLTKDELALISEYVKADLKEFSDSFEESKNGPFYLTITNSIWQGLMDITDKTKLEWLELGKELEQQGVYQVGDMIGLGVLVCEKCGHKTEYIHPTEVIPCPKCGHQSFHRQPLTP
- a CDS encoding PhoH family protein, producing the protein MSNKIVTVEINLEPSDNRRLASLCGPFDDNIKHIERRLGVEINHRSNLFTIVGKPHTTAAALDIIKTLYVDTAPVRGEIPDIEPEQIHLAIKEHGVLEQNVESSIEHGKEVFVKTKKGVIKPRTPNQAHYLMNMVTHDISFGIGPAGTGKTYLAVAAAVDALERQEVRRILLTRPAVEAGEKLGFLPGDLSQKVDPYLRPLYDALFEMMGFERVEKLIERNVIEVAPLAYMRGRTLNDAFIILDESQNTTVEQMKMFLTRVGFNSRAVITGDVTQIDLPRGARSGLRHAIEVLNDVDEISFNFFQADDVVRHPVVARIVNAYEKWEAQDQKERKEYEQRRREEREVKKLEQQKAEIAALRTAIQESGE
- the corC gene encoding CNNM family magnesium/cobalt transport protein CorC (CorC(YbeX) belongs to the Cyclin M Mg2+ Exporter (CNNM) family, and was characterized as belonging to a set of three proteins, at least one of which must be present for CorA to function.) translates to MNEDNSQSSEGPSRKSFFERLGQLFQGDPKDRQELVDVIRDSEINDLIDHDTRDMLEGVMEISEMRVRDIMIPRSQMVTVDRNDDLDALVALITDAQHSRYPIISEDKDHVEGILLAKDLLKYLGSSSSPFNIEEVIRPAVVVPESKRVDRLLKEFREERYHMAIVVDEFGGVSGLVTIEDVLEEIVGDIEDEFDDDDQSEIRKLSKHTYAVKALTTIEDFNETFNTNFNDNEVDTIGGLVTTAFGHLPDRGEVVEIGQYTFKVTSADNRRVVQLHVTIPDTEAQAEATEE
- the ybeY gene encoding rRNA maturation RNase YbeY, coding for MSIELDLQIASQSDADLPSQADFSRWLTEAVNRFQEQAEVTIRIVDEQESHQLNFDYRGKDRPTNVLSFPFEAPPGMEIDLLGDLVICRQVVEREAKEQNTPLASHWAHMVVHGSLHLLGYDHIEDDEAEIMESLEAEIMQSMGYEDPYAAEKE